The Thermotoga sp. Ku-13t genomic sequence GCGTCGTTGTGGCTTACGGGAAGCTGATCCTGAAGAAATACCTTGACATGTTGCCGTTCTACAACGTTCATCCATCACTCTTACCCAGATACAGAGGTGCTGCACCCATACAGCGCGCCATAGAAAATGGAGAGAAAATCACGGGCGTGACGATCTTCAAAGTGACCGAGCAGCTCGATGCAGGTCCCATCGCAATGCAGGAGCGTGTCGAGATAGGAGACTTCGAAACGTTCGACGAGGTGGAAGCGAAACTTTTGAACCTTGGTTGCAGAATGTTGGTCGAATTTCTGCAAGATCCTTTCTCGTATCCACTCGTACCGCAGGATGAATCTCTGGCGAGTTACGCACCGAAGATTGAAGAAAAAGATCTGTTTGTGGATTTCACCCAGCCTGCCAGTAAGGTTAAGGACAAAATAAGGGCTTACGACTCGAAACCTGGCGCGAGGGCGTTTTTGAACGGTTGCTGTGTTAAGATCTTTGGGGCCAAGGCTCTCGAGCCTGGTTCAGAAGAAGCGGGAAAGATCGTCCGCGTAGACAAAAATGGGGCCCTCGTGGCGACTCCTGCAGGTTTTGTAGTCGTTTCATACATCCAGTTTCCTGGAAAAAGGAAAATGACGTTCTTTGAAGCTCTCAACGGTAGGTTACTGAAGGTGAACGATAAATTCAACACCTGAAGACACGGAGAGGGACGGGTGGCCGCGGGTTCAACACCCGAGGAAAGTCCGGACTCCACAGGGCAGGGTGCTGGGTAATACCCAGGAGGAGCGATCCTCGGAAAGGGCCACAGAAACTTCAAACCGCCCGAAGAGGGCAAGGGTGAAAAGGTGAGGTAAGAGCTCACCAGTGCTGGGGTAACCCAGCAGCTCGGTAACCCCCACCTGGAGCAAGGCCGAACAGGGGTGGGTGGCCCGCCCATAACCCCGGGTAGGCCGCTTGAGGAGGGCGGAAACGCTCTCCCCAGATAGATGGCCACCCTCGACAGAATCCGGCTTACAGTCCCTCTCCGTGATTTTGATTCCTGGAGGTGGTGTCGGTCTTGAAGAGGTTCATGGCGGTGGTGTCTTACGATGGTACGAACTTCTTCGGCTTTCAAACACAACCCAGCGTCAGAACGGTTCAGGGCGTGATCGAGGCTGCCCTGGAAAGGATCTTCAAAACTAAAACCACGGTCTTGGTTTCTGGAAGGACTGACACGGGGGTACACGCGATAGGTCAGGTGATAGTCTTTGACAGCCCGATCGACATAGATGAGACGAGTATGAAAAACGCGTTGAACGCGAACCTGCCGGACGACGTCTACGTGAGGAAAGTGATCGAGGTCGATAAGGATTTCCATCCACGTTTCGAAGCGAAGAGACGAATATACCATTACTTGATCTACAACGCGACCGAACCTAACCTGTTCATGAGGAACTACGCCTGGTGGTTTCCGTACAAACTCGATGTGAAAAAGATGCGCGAGGCTGCGAGGTATCTCGAAGGGGAACACGACTTCAGGAGTTTCGTGAAAACGGAAGACAACGAGAGCACCGTGAGGACCATATACAGGATCAGAATACTTCGTCTGAGGAACAACCTCATTTTGATCCGTGTCGAGGGCCGTTCCTTCGCACGCAGGATGGTTAGAAACATAGTGGGTGCTCTCGTGAAGGTGGGGACGGGACAATGGGAACCGGAGAAACTGAAAGAAATCCTCGAAGCGAAAGACAGATCGCTCGCACCTGCTACCGCGCCTGCACATGGTTTGTACTTCTACTCTGTGGAATTCTGATCGCGTTCGAAGTTGACAAAATCAACCTGTTCGGTACTCAACTCTATGTCGTGCAGGAAAGAGGCATTCTCTATTACGTCGGTGAGACTCCTCCCGCGACCGATGACATGCTTCTGGTGGAAAAGTGGATGTGTCTTCCAACCGTTAGCCTGCTGTACGATGGTCCCAGTGAGATGGAACGTGTCGTCAAAAAATGTTTGAACGAAGCGGGTGTCCTTGTGGGCATCGGCGATCTTCTCTATGTGAAGCTGAGAAAACAATCCGGTCTTTGTTACATCAGGTTGATGTACAGAGACGTGGAATGGGATAACTCCGACTCGCTCTGGAAAGAAGAAGAATTCGAGAACAACCTGTGCGAAAAGCTGAAGGAGCTGTTCTCCCCGTATGTGCCCGAACGGCCGAAAGAGGGTTATTCAGTCCTGTGGGCTGGTCGAATCATCGTTGAAAAGCGAGAAAACCAAACTGTTCCGGTGAAGATTGAAATTCCTGAAAGAATCGTGTCGCTCACTGTGAACGGTGAAAAGAAGCTCGTTCCAGAAGGTTTTTACAATCTCTACGGTAAGATCGTGTACGTGGACGAAGACATCTCTCTCTCGAACACCGCGTTCTTTGAGGGGGCCCAGATGGTTTTCAAAACTTCGGACGGTTACGTCATTTACAGAGATGGAACGCTGCTCTTTTCAAACGGCAGGAAGATCGCTTTTGAAGAACCATTCGATGTTATAAACGATTCTCCGATTCCCTGGCGTGTCAACGTTAAGGCGGAGGGTTCCAGTTTCGCTACAACGGTGCTGGGACGATTCGAGAAGACGCTCGTGCTCTCGTGTGGAATGATATGCCCAATGGATTTTTCGTGGTTCCTGCGTGTGAGTGGTCCCATCATCGAATGGGCCCAAAGTGAGCAGAGATTTTACGTGCTCGACATCGCAGGCTACGTCAGAGCCATCGACTTGAAAACCCGGCGCACGCTCTGGGAAAGGCTGGTCCCAGGTGCGTGGGGTATAGCGGTCCACGACAATGAGATCTACGTCGGTTCGGGAGAAAAGCTTTTGAGATTAAACGAGCGAGGAGAGCTTGTGGAGGAGAGAAGTTGCAAAGATTTCGGGGTTTCTTCAAGGGGTATAATTGCTTTGACGGAAACCGATGGCGTGTTCGTCAGGGGACATGGCGTGAGCGTGCTGCTCAAAGGTTCCACCGCTACGGTTTACGCCGACCAAACTTTCGAGTTCGATGGCATCAAGAGCGTTCGTCTGTTCGACTGGGGCGCAGTGCTCATTGGTGAATCTGGATGCTGGGTGGTAGAAAAACGTTGAGGCTGGACACACTGTTGCTGAAAAAGGGTCTTGCGAGGACTCGTTCGCAAGCAGCCGATCTGATCAGACTCGGCAGGGTTCTTGTCAACGGTTCGGTGTGCACGAAGCCTGGAAAGTTCTTCGACGAAGGTGCCGAGGTTTTGATCCTTCAGGAACGGTTCTTCGTGGGTAGGGGTGGCGAAAAACTTGAAGAAGCGTGGAAGGCTTTCAACGTGGATTTCTCAAACAAGACGGTTTGTGACATTGGAGCCTCGACGGGTGGCTTCACACATTTTGCCCTGACAAAGGGTGCGGCTAAAGTTTATGCCGTGGACGTTGGAGAAAACCAGTTGCACGAATCTTTGAGAAAAGACCCGCGGGTCGTCGTTATAGAGAAGTTCAACGCGCGTTATTTGACGGAGGAAGTCCTCGGAGAGAAGGTCGATATCGTTCTCTGCGATGTTTCTTTCATCTCGCTCAAGCTGATACTGCCGGCCATCGACAGGATCCTCAAACAAGACGGTGAAGCTTTAGTACTGGTGAAGCCACAGTTCGAGGTTGGTAGGAACGTGAAGCAGACCGAATCAACCCACGTCCAGGCCTTAATGGACGTGATTCGCTGTGCCGAGCTGAACGGTTTGTATCCTGCTGGTCTGATCGACTGCAAGGTACGGGGAGGAAAAGGGCAGATAGAGTATTTCCTTCACTTGAAGAGGGTCAGTAAGAACGAATTCGATATTGAAACAGTCTCAAAGATTGTGGGGAAAGTCTGGAACGAATCGCAGGGCAGGGGTAAAGCATGAGAAAGTTGCATTCTTTGTTTTTGATCTTTCTCTGTGCGATCATCTTTGCCGATGTGACAAGTTTCGTACCGAAAGATTACGATTTCTTTGTGTTGCTCAAAGGAAATTCGCTTTACTACAGTAGATTGAGCAGTGTTCCTCTGTTTCGTTTCATACTGAAGGACGACAGGGTCGCCCTCGAGAGTCTCTTCGTTTCCCTGCTCGAAAACACGTGCAACAATCTTGGTATTCCGGTGGACTCTGTGTACGAAGCGCTTGAGAACGATATACTCTTTGCCTCTAAGGGTACTGAGTTTTCGCTGGATCAGTTCTTCTCACTCGATTTGAACTATTACTTCCAGGTTCTTCGCAACATAGGCAGTAATTCCATAGTGGTTTTGAAAACCTCAAAGCCGGAACAGTTGCTTCGACTCATGGCGAGACTGATGGATTTGAAGATGACCAGGAGCGAGGGAGTGTGGATCCTTCACGACACGGACGTCGCGATCTTTGCCGCTGCACACGAAAGCTATCTTGTGATGTCGGGGAGCAGGACTGCCCTCATGAAGGCTATAGATGCTTACGATATGGAAGGTTTACAGTTGAAAAACGAAGAGGCGGCAGTGAAAGAGCTGCTGAACCAGTCGGCCTGGTTGTACGGCTTCTTCAAGAAGGACACGTTGAAAATCAAAGGGCCGTTCGTTTCGACGAACAACCCTGAGACCGATTACGTAACGGTTTTAGGTGTCCCCAGCGGCGAGTCATTGAAGATAGAGGTGCGTCAACTGTTGCGCTCAAATTCGAACATGGAGAAATACGTCTCCTCTGTTACGCCGATGCTGGGTATGCCTTTCGTTGGAAATTTCGTCTTTTCCGCAACTGCGGCCGGCCCGCTGGATCTCGCGGAATCTCTTTCGCAATGGTTTCATGGCGCCCAGGACGAAGTGAGGAAGATTTACGATATCGTTTCGCAGATACTCAGGGTGAGCACGGGTCGTGTTTACGTTACGGGCGATCTGTTCGGTGAATCGATCCGCTTGGTCGTTATCTTCGAACTGTCGAAGGATATTGATATGTCGTTTCTCATCAGATACGGTGCGAAATCTTTCGGAAGCGAGATCAGGTTGCCTATACTCAACGGCTTCATCAGCTTTTTCCAATCGGACAGGCGACTGATCATGACGAACCTAACGAAGGAGGAATACGATCGGTTGGCCAGCAGGAAAAAGCTCAGGGACGATGTTGCCTATCAGTACATCTCACGCAACTATGCCAATCGTGACGTATTGAGATTGTTCATCGATCTTGGTTCGCTGCTGAAACAGATACTCGGCATCAACGCAACCGGTAAATTCTTTCTAACCCAGCAGTTCGAAGGTCAGGCTCTGGTTTACAGAATGGAGGTCATGTGAGAGATGTTTCCATTCATCGACAGAAACAAGATGCTCTTGAAGCGCTATAGAAAAATGGTTGAAAGGGTCAAGCAAAAGGAGCAGCCGCTGCAAAGGGCAACGAACTCGGAGCTGAGAAAGCTCGCACTCGAACTGAAAGCGAACGGTTACGACGAGTCTTTGATCTACGACGCTTTCGCTCTGGCGAGGGTCATCGCAAAACGTGTGCTCGGAATGTATCCGTTTGACGAGCAGCTGATGGGTGCCTTTGTGCTCCACGAGGGTAAAGTGGCCGAGATGAAGACAGGCGAAGGTAAAACGCTCGTCGCCACGATGCCTCTGTACTTCAACTCCCTGGGTGGAAAGAACGTTCATCTTGTCACCGTGAACGATTACCTCGCGCGACGCGACGCGCTCTGGATGGGACCACTGTATTTGTTCCTTGGATTGCGTGTGGGAGTGATAAACCAGCTCGGGAAGTCTTACGAGGCGGTCTGGAAGAATCAGGAACTTTTTGAAGCCGCGATCGAGGAAAATCTTTCCGTTTGGCCCGAAAGCTTC encodes the following:
- a CDS encoding TlyA family RNA methyltransferase, whose translation is MLGGRKTLRLDTLLLKKGLARTRSQAADLIRLGRVLVNGSVCTKPGKFFDEGAEVLILQERFFVGRGGEKLEEAWKAFNVDFSNKTVCDIGASTGGFTHFALTKGAAKVYAVDVGENQLHESLRKDPRVVVIEKFNARYLTEEVLGEKVDIVLCDVSFISLKLILPAIDRILKQDGEALVLVKPQFEVGRNVKQTESTHVQALMDVIRCAELNGLYPAGLIDCKVRGGKGQIEYFLHLKRVSKNEFDIETVSKIVGKVWNESQGRGKA
- the fmt gene encoding methionyl-tRNA formyltransferase, translated to MRILFLGTPHFAAKHLEALLKNGLEVVAVVTQPDKPCGRGLKPAPSPVKVLAQSANIPIYEQLKQVPFDTLKIDVCVVVAYGKLILKKYLDMLPFYNVHPSLLPRYRGAAPIQRAIENGEKITGVTIFKVTEQLDAGPIAMQERVEIGDFETFDEVEAKLLNLGCRMLVEFLQDPFSYPLVPQDESLASYAPKIEEKDLFVDFTQPASKVKDKIRAYDSKPGARAFLNGCCVKIFGAKALEPGSEEAGKIVRVDKNGALVATPAGFVVVSYIQFPGKRKMTFFEALNGRLLKVNDKFNT
- the truA gene encoding tRNA pseudouridine(38-40) synthase TruA; the protein is MKRFMAVVSYDGTNFFGFQTQPSVRTVQGVIEAALERIFKTKTTVLVSGRTDTGVHAIGQVIVFDSPIDIDETSMKNALNANLPDDVYVRKVIEVDKDFHPRFEAKRRIYHYLIYNATEPNLFMRNYAWWFPYKLDVKKMREAARYLEGEHDFRSFVKTEDNESTVRTIYRIRILRLRNNLILIRVEGRSFARRMVRNIVGALVKVGTGQWEPEKLKEILEAKDRSLAPATAPAHGLYFYSVEF